One part of the Streptomyces ferrugineus genome encodes these proteins:
- a CDS encoding LLM class F420-dependent oxidoreductase, with the protein MDLRIFTEPQQGATYETLLRVAKATEDLGFDAFFRSDHYLKMGSGDGLPGPTDAWITLAGLARETRRIRLGTLMTAGTFRLPGVLAIQVAQVDQMSGGRVELGLGAGWFEEEHKAYGIPFPKEKFARLEEQLAIVTGLWATEAGQTFDFHGTHYDLTGSPALPKPAQDRIPVLIGGHGATRTPRLAGKYADEFNMPFASVEDSQRQFGRVRAAAEEIGRKGDDLVYSNALVVCVGKDDQEVARRAAAIGREVEELKVNGLAGSPAEVVEKIGRYREIGSQRIYLQVLDLDDLDHLDLISSQVQSQLS; encoded by the coding sequence ATGGATCTTCGCATCTTCACCGAGCCCCAGCAGGGGGCCACCTACGAGACCTTGCTCCGAGTGGCGAAGGCCACCGAGGACCTTGGATTCGATGCATTCTTCCGATCCGACCACTATCTGAAGATGGGTTCCGGGGACGGCCTTCCCGGCCCCACCGATGCCTGGATCACGCTCGCCGGCCTCGCCCGGGAGACTCGGCGGATCCGCCTCGGCACCCTGATGACCGCCGGCACGTTCCGGCTGCCCGGCGTCCTCGCCATCCAGGTCGCCCAGGTCGACCAGATGTCCGGCGGCCGGGTCGAACTCGGCCTGGGCGCGGGCTGGTTCGAGGAGGAGCACAAGGCGTACGGCATCCCGTTCCCGAAGGAGAAGTTCGCACGTCTGGAGGAGCAGCTCGCCATCGTCACCGGGCTGTGGGCGACCGAGGCCGGCCAGACCTTCGACTTCCACGGGACCCACTACGACCTGACCGGTTCGCCCGCCCTGCCCAAGCCCGCCCAGGACAGGATCCCGGTGCTCATCGGCGGCCACGGAGCCACCCGTACGCCGCGGCTGGCCGGCAAGTACGCCGACGAGTTCAACATGCCGTTCGCCTCGGTCGAGGACAGCCAGCGGCAGTTCGGCCGGGTGCGGGCCGCGGCCGAGGAGATCGGCCGCAAGGGGGACGACCTCGTCTACTCCAACGCCCTGGTCGTGTGCGTGGGCAAGGACGACCAGGAGGTCGCCCGCCGCGCCGCCGCCATCGGACGCGAGGTCGAGGAGCTGAAGGTCAACGGGCTCGCCGGCTCGCCGGCCGAGGTCGTCGAGAAGATCGGCCGGTACCGGGAGATCGGCTCGCAGCGGATCTACCTCCAGGTCCTGGACCTGGACGACCTGGACCACCTGGACCTGATCAGCTCCCAGGTCCAGTCGCAGCTGTCGTAA
- a CDS encoding SAM-dependent methyltransferase — protein MTDAGLRATPLDTSRPHSARMYDYFLGGKDNYPVDAEAAEQVISLFPAVREMARTNRRFMHRASRLLAERGVRQFLDIGTGIPTEPNLHQIVQGITPDARVVYADNDPIVLRHAEALLHSTREGRTAYVHGDVREPGEILAAARRTLDFAQPVALSLVALLHLVPDEDEPGRIVRELLEPLAPGSYLTLSHATGDFDPETWERVVEVYRRGGTPAQVRSREEFAGFFASLDLLDPGLTLAALWHPEPGEPHDGEETPLYAAVARKP, from the coding sequence GTGACAGACGCCGGATTACGCGCGACCCCTCTCGACACCAGCAGGCCCCACTCGGCCCGCATGTACGACTACTTCCTCGGCGGGAAGGACAACTACCCGGTCGACGCGGAGGCGGCAGAGCAGGTGATCTCCCTGTTCCCGGCCGTGCGGGAGATGGCCCGGACCAACCGCCGGTTCATGCACCGCGCCTCCCGGCTGCTGGCCGAGCGCGGTGTCCGTCAGTTCCTCGACATCGGCACCGGCATCCCGACCGAGCCGAACCTCCACCAGATCGTGCAGGGGATCACTCCCGACGCCCGTGTCGTGTACGCCGACAACGACCCGATCGTCCTGCGCCACGCCGAGGCCCTGCTGCACAGCACCCGGGAGGGCAGGACGGCCTATGTCCACGGCGATGTGCGGGAACCGGGCGAGATCCTCGCGGCGGCACGGCGGACCCTCGACTTCGCGCAGCCGGTCGCGCTGTCCCTGGTGGCGCTCCTGCATCTGGTACCGGACGAGGACGAACCCGGCCGGATCGTGCGCGAGCTGCTCGAACCCCTGGCGCCCGGCAGCTACTTGACGCTGTCGCATGCGACGGGGGACTTCGATCCGGAGACCTGGGAACGCGTCGTCGAGGTGTACCGCAGGGGCGGCACTCCCGCGCAGGTGCGCTCGCGCGAGGAGTTCGCCGGCTTCTTCGCCAGTCTCGACCTGCTGGACCCCGGCCTGACGCTCGCCGCGCTCTGGCACCCGGAGCCCGGTGAACCGCACGACGGCGAGGAGACACCGCTGTACGCGGCGGTCGCCCGCAAGCCCTGA